The following are encoded in a window of Carassius auratus strain Wakin chromosome 6, ASM336829v1, whole genome shotgun sequence genomic DNA:
- the LOC113103137 gene encoding uncharacterized protein LOC113103137 — protein MNPLRDLPGFPRSEMYEEMSVDRNWTDTETRALLYIRQDDEISRQISGTVRDSLIYAEISRLLRVQGIHRTKQQVTNKLKTLKQKFLKLHEHHKNNGHGRVYWNYYDLCKSIWGSKRSTDALTIHNNVKLEEPQSTSIEDARNESRSTDIEVSVSHDEETNDTIDVGAQPVKKKAKKHSISDSVRAQEPLHVQKQREYEERLRREAREEQKEDRASLMAMWKEMMEFQGNLLKEFVHRPSLPSHPFYHRHALHNQGCSSFPSTGYMAPYDSPRAESENESAILHEEEEQEEEEKYVIPAEIAPVLDVQPVNCANDSQSNTAETVSPPPTQSAGKSDLEMSVLRRQEIVLQLQEEYYSLKIKHLKLKMAKDS, from the exons ATGAACCCTTTGCGTGATTTACCAGGATTTCCACGCAGCGAAATGTATGAAGAGATGTCAGTAGACAGAAACTGGACGGACACCGAGACGAGGGCGCTGCTGTACATCCGACAGGACGATGAAATCAGTAGGCAAATCAGCGGAACGGTTCGCGACTCTCTTATTTACGCTGAAATATCAAGGCTTCTGCGGGTGCAAGGGATTCACAGAACCAAGCAACAGGTCACCAACAAACTGAAAACACTCAAGCAGAAGTTCCTGAAACTACACGAGCATCACAAAAACAACGGCCACGGCAGAGTGTACTGGAATTACTATGATCTCTGCAAGTCCATCTGGGGCAGCAAGCGCTCCACAGACGCTTTAACAATTCATAATAACGTGAAGCTCGAAGAGCCCCAGAGTACATCCATCGAGGACGCGAGGAACGAGAGCAGATCCACAGACATCGAGGTGTCAGTCAGTCACGACGAGGAGACGAACGACACGATAGACG TTGGTGCTCAACCTGTGAAGAAGAAGGCCAAAAAACATTCCATTAGTGACTCTGTGAGAGCTCAAGAACCTCTCCACGTGCAGAAGCAGAGGGAGTATGAGGAACGCTTGCGAAGAGAAGCCAGAGAAGAGCAGAAGGAGGACCGAGCGAGTCTTATGGCCATGTGGAAGGAGATGATGGAGTTTCAAGGGAACCTGTTAAAGGAGTTTGTTCACCGCCCATCTCTGCCTTCACATCCATTTTATCACAGACATGCTCTTCACAACCAAGGATGCTCTAGTTTTCCAAGCACTGGCTACATGGCACCGTACGACTCCCCACG AGCTGAATCTGAGAATGAAAGTGCAATCTTACAtgaggaagaggagcaggaggaagaggagaaataTGTTATCCCAGCTGAGATTGCACCCGTGTTGGACGTTCAGCCTGTTAACTGTGCAAACGACAGCCAATCAAACACAGCAGAGACCGTTTCACCCCCACCTACACAATCAGCAGGAAAGAGCGATCTGGAGATGTCTGTGCTACGCAGACAGGAAATAGTCTTACAGCTTCAGGAAGAATACTATTCACTCAAAATCAAGCATCTGAAACTCAAGATGGCCAAGGATTCCTGA
- the rbl1 gene encoding retinoblastoma-like protein 1 isoform X1 yields the protein MRGDETDSESVKSADGSIRSNLEALCQELNMDEETAAEALENFSSIWNTYTLEGDVVHWLACSLYAACRKSSIPTVGRGVMEGNGVSLTRILRSAKLSLIQFFSKMKKWSDMSNLSQDFRSRIGRLERNFEVSTVIFRKFEPIFLDMFQNPQVEPPRMPRSRKHRRLPCHVSDVFKFCWTLFVYTKGNFRMIGDDLVNSYHLLLCCLDLVFCNALMCSNKKDLINQYFRGLPKDTENLEEIPCVIDKLCELHDGLVVEAKGIKEHYFKPYIKTLFEKRILKGDAETLTELLDTPNFQDNNKSINREYEEYVLTVGDFDERVFLGADADEEIGTPRKATAEPPSGQLSARMHVENHLQQHFEKTRSLAPSTPLTGRRYLKEKEVLVTPVSSATQSVSRLQSMVSGLRNAPSDALVQIFNSCSRNPTESILNRVKTMGERFKQAYTKPTDDLPGAHMDFAENRLKLAEILYFKILENIMTQEMKRLQGKDMAVLLEQEVLHCSLLACCLEVVLFAYSSQRTFPWILEIFQIPPFYFYKVIEVFIRSEEGLSRDMVKHLNSIEEQVLESKAWTRDSALWTALNNANNKVPTVEEVNFPSNFDTGNNSGGPTHLPLVALSPIVHPRIREVRTGLGSSARKDVPQSPIYLHDRYSSPAAGSAKRRLFGDDPPPQSPVKRISVTPIKIIPSSTENNQNTSTTTVLSMATGNGQQLTIPLPVVKNQTGGITVIQLQANDMHPLTAQFLLTTSPSRTAAPPASSDTQPPAVNKPRRTGSLALFFRKVYHLASVRLRDLCLKLDISSELRGKIWTCFEHSLLHCTDLMKDRHLDQLLLCAVYIISKITKQEHTFQDIMKCYRTQPQANSHVYRSVLLKRRPREQQTDENMEVDPPAEQCKDKCPKSFFILFFFFLLHFKIFVFICLFTANERTEQANTTEADSESEERGDLIQFYNSVYVLKMKSFALKYAHSTLDNKMEAPPLSPFPSVRSQPLSPRRISQRHSIFVSPHKNSSSLTPSNAYTYKFTGSPSKELSDINQMIRQGGVSKKRAFTMEGDETESPSKCLRQENDDVLLKRLQDVVSERASL from the exons ATGCGTGGAGATGAAACGGATTCGGAGTCCGTTAAATCAGCCGATGGTTCGATTCGGAGCAATCTCGAGGCGCTTTGTCAAGAGCTCAATATGGACGAAGAGACGGCAGCAGAAGCGCTTGAGAACTTCAGCTCGATCTGGAACACGTACACGCTAGAG GGTGATGTCGTTCACTGGCTGGCCTGCTCTCTGTATGCTGCCTGTAGGAAGAGCTCAATCCCCACTGTGGGACGGGGTGTGATGGAGGGCAACGGCGTTTCCCTTACAAGGATCCTGCGCTCGGCGAAGCTCAG TTTGATTCAGTTCTTCAGCAAGATGAAGAAATGGTCAGACATGTCGAACCTCTCTCAGGATTTCCGCAGCCGCATAGGTCGACTAGAACGCAATTTCGAAGTGTCGACTGTGATTTTTCGGAAATTTGAGCCAATATTTCTGGACATGTTTCAGAATCCTCAGGTTGAACCTCCCCGGATGCCTAGAAGCCGCAAACACCG gCGTCTTCCATGCCACGTCAGTGATGTCTTCAAGTTCTGTTGGACTCTGTTTGTGTATACAAAAG gCAATTTCCGTATGATAGGAGATGACCTGGTCAATTCGTATCACCTCCTGCTCTGCTGTCTGGACCTGGTGTTTTGCAACGCCCTCATGTGCTCCAACAAGAAAGATCTCATCAATCAATACTTCAGAG GACTGCCGAAGGATACAGAAAACTTGGAGGAAATACCCTGTGTCATTGACAAGTTGTGTGAGCTGCATGATGGGTTGGTGGTGGAGGCCAAAGGCATAAAGGAGCACTACTTCAAACCCTACATAAAGACACTGTTTGAGAAAAGA ATATTAAAAGGTGATGCTGAGACTCTGACTGAGTTGCTGGATACCCCAAATTTCCAAGACAACAA taAATCCATAAATCGTGAGTATGAGGAATATGTTTTGACTGTGGGGGATTTCGACGAGCGGGTGTTTCTGGGAGCTGACGCAGACGAGGAGATCGGCACACCTCGCAAGGCCACCGCCGAGCCTCCATCAGGTCAACTATCCGCCCGCATGCACGTGGAGAACCACCTTCAGCAGCACTTTGAGAAG ACGCGTTCCCTTGCTCCGTCTACGCCTCTAACGGGTCGACGGTATCTGAAGGAGAAAGAGGTGCTGGTCACCCCCGTTTCCTCAGCTACCCAAAGTGTGAGTCGACTGCAGAGCATGGTGTCCGGCCTCCGAAACGCTCCGAGTGATGCTCTGGTTCAAATCTTTAA TTCCTGCTCTCGAAATCCCACTGAGTCCATTCTGAACCGAGTGAAGACCATGGGAGAGAGGTTTAAACAGGCCTACACCAAACCCACAGATGACCTGCCAGGAGCACATATGG ATTTTGCAGAGAATCGTCTGAAGCTGGCGGAGATCTTGTACTTTAAGATCCTGGAGAACATCATGACTCAAGAGATGAAGAGATTACAAGGGAAAGACATGGCG GTCCTGTTGGAGCAGGAGGTGCTCCATTGCTCTCTGTTGGCGTGCTGTCTGGAGGTGGTGCTGTTCGCGTACAGCTCTCAAAGAACATTCCCCTGGATACTAGAAATCTTTCAGATCCCACCATTCTACTTTTACAAG GTGATCGAGGTGTTCATCCGCTCCGAGGAGGGTTTGTCCCGAGACATGGTGAAGCATTTGAACAGTATAGAGGAGCAGGTGCTGGAAAGCAAAGCCTGGACCAGAGACTCGGCCCTGTGGACGGCACTCAATAACGCTAATAATAAAGTCCCCACTGTAGAAGAG GTGAATTTTCCCAGTAATTTTGACACGGGCAACAATTCAGGCGGTCCCACTCACCTCCCGTTGGTGGCGCTATCTCCCATCGTCCACCCTCGCATCAGGGAGGTCCGCACAGGCCTGGGCTCCAGCGCACGCAAAG ATGTCCCTCAGTCTCCCATCTATCTCCACGACCGCTACAGCTCACCTGCAGCCGGCAGCGCTAAGAGACGCTTGTTTGGTGACGATCCTCCTCCACAGTCCCCAGTGAAAAGAATCTCAGTCACTCCCATCAAAATCATTCCCAGCAGCACAGAAAACAACCAGAACACCAGCACAACGACCGTCCTCTCCATGGCCACAGGAAACGGCCAGCAGCTCACAATTCCACTGCCAG TGGTAAAGAACCAGACGGGCGGCATCACAGTCATCCAACTTCAGGCCAATGATATGCACCCCCTCACCGCTCAGTTCTTACTGACCACCTCCCCCAGCCGAACCGCAGCTCCACCCGCCAGCTCCGACACACAGCCACCGGCCGTCAACAAACCCCGGCGCACTGGATCCCTCGCCCTCTTCTTCAGGAAG GTGTATCATTTAGCCAGCGTGCGTCTGCGAGACCTGTGTCTGAAGCTGGACATCTCATCGGAGCTGCGAGGGAAGATCTGGACGTGTTTTGAGCACTCGCTGCTGCACTGCACTGACCTGATGAAGGACCGGCACCTGGACCAGCTGCTGCTCTGTGCCGTCTACATTATATCAAAG ATCACAAAACAAGAGCACACTTTTCAGGACATTATGAAATGCTACCGAACCCAACCTCAAGCCAACAGTCAC GTGTACCGCAGTGTTTTACTGAAGAGGAGGCCCAGAGAACAGCAGACAGATGAGAACATGGAAGTGGATCCGCCGGCAGAACAGTGTAAGGATAAATGTCCTAAATCTttctttatccttttttttttttttttattgcattttaaaatatttgtatttatttgtttgtttacagccAATGAGAGGACGGAACAGGCAAACACAACAGAGGCTGACAGCGAATCAGAGGAAAGAGGAGACCTCATCCAGTTCTACAACTCTGTTTATGTGCTAAAGATGAAATCGTTCGCTCTCAAATATGCACATTCCACACTTGATAATAAG ATGGAGGCTCCTCCGTTATCTCCGTTCCCGTCGGTTCGTTCCCAGCCCCTCTCTCCTCGCCGTATATCTCAGAGACACTCCATCTTTGTCTCTCCTCATAAAAACAGCTCAAGTCTCACACCCAGTAATGCTTACACGTACAAGTTCACTGGCAGCCCATCAAAG GAGCTGAGTGACATAAACCAGATGATCCGTCAGGGTGGGGTGAGCAAGAAGCGGGCGTTCACCATGGAAGGTGATGAGACTGAGTCTCCATCTAAATGCCTGCGGCAAGAGAACGACGACGTGCTTCTCAAACGCCTGCAGGATGTGGTCAGCGAGAGAGCGAGTCTCTAA
- the rbl1 gene encoding retinoblastoma-like protein 1 isoform X2, with the protein MRGDETDSESVKSADGSIRSNLEALCQELNMDEETAAEALENFSSIWNTYTLEGDVVHWLACSLYAACRKSSIPTVGRGVMEGNGVSLTRILRSAKLSLIQFFSKMKKWSDMSNLSQDFRSRIGRLERNFEVSTVIFRKFEPIFLDMFQNPQVEPPRMPRSRKHRRLPCHVSDVFKFCWTLFVYTKGNFRMIGDDLVNSYHLLLCCLDLVFCNALMCSNKKDLINQYFRGLPKDTENLEEIPCVIDKLCELHDGLVVEAKGIKEHYFKPYIKTLFEKRILKGDAETLTELLDTPNFQDNNKSINREYEEYVLTVGDFDERVFLGADADEEIGTPRKATAEPPSGQLSARMHVENHLQQHFEKTRSLAPSTPLTGRRYLKEKEVLVTPVSSATQSVSRLQSMVSGLRNAPSDALVQIFNSCSRNPTESILNRVKTMGERFKQAYTKPTDDLPGAHMDFAENRLKLAEILYFKILENIMTQEMKRLQGKDMAVLLEQEVLHCSLLACCLEVVLFAYSSQRTFPWILEIFQIPPFYFYKVIEVFIRSEEGLSRDMVKHLNSIEEQVLESKAWTRDSALWTALNNANNKVPTVEEVNFPSNFDTGNNSGGPTHLPLVALSPIVHPRIREVRTGLGSSARKDVPQSPIYLHDRYSSPAAGSAKRRLFGDDPPPQSPVKRISVTPIKIIPSSTENNQNTSTTTVLSMATGNGQQLTIPLPVVKNQTGGITVIQLQANDMHPLTAQFLLTTSPSRTAAPPASSDTQPPAVNKPRRTGSLALFFRKVYHLASVRLRDLCLKLDISSELRGKIWTCFEHSLLHCTDLMKDRHLDQLLLCAVYIISKITKQEHTFQDIMKCYRTQPQANSHVYRSVLLKRRPREQQTDENMEVDPPAEQSNERTEQANTTEADSESEERGDLIQFYNSVYVLKMKSFALKYAHSTLDNKMEAPPLSPFPSVRSQPLSPRRISQRHSIFVSPHKNSSSLTPSNAYTYKFTGSPSKELSDINQMIRQGGVSKKRAFTMEGDETESPSKCLRQENDDVLLKRLQDVVSERASL; encoded by the exons ATGCGTGGAGATGAAACGGATTCGGAGTCCGTTAAATCAGCCGATGGTTCGATTCGGAGCAATCTCGAGGCGCTTTGTCAAGAGCTCAATATGGACGAAGAGACGGCAGCAGAAGCGCTTGAGAACTTCAGCTCGATCTGGAACACGTACACGCTAGAG GGTGATGTCGTTCACTGGCTGGCCTGCTCTCTGTATGCTGCCTGTAGGAAGAGCTCAATCCCCACTGTGGGACGGGGTGTGATGGAGGGCAACGGCGTTTCCCTTACAAGGATCCTGCGCTCGGCGAAGCTCAG TTTGATTCAGTTCTTCAGCAAGATGAAGAAATGGTCAGACATGTCGAACCTCTCTCAGGATTTCCGCAGCCGCATAGGTCGACTAGAACGCAATTTCGAAGTGTCGACTGTGATTTTTCGGAAATTTGAGCCAATATTTCTGGACATGTTTCAGAATCCTCAGGTTGAACCTCCCCGGATGCCTAGAAGCCGCAAACACCG gCGTCTTCCATGCCACGTCAGTGATGTCTTCAAGTTCTGTTGGACTCTGTTTGTGTATACAAAAG gCAATTTCCGTATGATAGGAGATGACCTGGTCAATTCGTATCACCTCCTGCTCTGCTGTCTGGACCTGGTGTTTTGCAACGCCCTCATGTGCTCCAACAAGAAAGATCTCATCAATCAATACTTCAGAG GACTGCCGAAGGATACAGAAAACTTGGAGGAAATACCCTGTGTCATTGACAAGTTGTGTGAGCTGCATGATGGGTTGGTGGTGGAGGCCAAAGGCATAAAGGAGCACTACTTCAAACCCTACATAAAGACACTGTTTGAGAAAAGA ATATTAAAAGGTGATGCTGAGACTCTGACTGAGTTGCTGGATACCCCAAATTTCCAAGACAACAA taAATCCATAAATCGTGAGTATGAGGAATATGTTTTGACTGTGGGGGATTTCGACGAGCGGGTGTTTCTGGGAGCTGACGCAGACGAGGAGATCGGCACACCTCGCAAGGCCACCGCCGAGCCTCCATCAGGTCAACTATCCGCCCGCATGCACGTGGAGAACCACCTTCAGCAGCACTTTGAGAAG ACGCGTTCCCTTGCTCCGTCTACGCCTCTAACGGGTCGACGGTATCTGAAGGAGAAAGAGGTGCTGGTCACCCCCGTTTCCTCAGCTACCCAAAGTGTGAGTCGACTGCAGAGCATGGTGTCCGGCCTCCGAAACGCTCCGAGTGATGCTCTGGTTCAAATCTTTAA TTCCTGCTCTCGAAATCCCACTGAGTCCATTCTGAACCGAGTGAAGACCATGGGAGAGAGGTTTAAACAGGCCTACACCAAACCCACAGATGACCTGCCAGGAGCACATATGG ATTTTGCAGAGAATCGTCTGAAGCTGGCGGAGATCTTGTACTTTAAGATCCTGGAGAACATCATGACTCAAGAGATGAAGAGATTACAAGGGAAAGACATGGCG GTCCTGTTGGAGCAGGAGGTGCTCCATTGCTCTCTGTTGGCGTGCTGTCTGGAGGTGGTGCTGTTCGCGTACAGCTCTCAAAGAACATTCCCCTGGATACTAGAAATCTTTCAGATCCCACCATTCTACTTTTACAAG GTGATCGAGGTGTTCATCCGCTCCGAGGAGGGTTTGTCCCGAGACATGGTGAAGCATTTGAACAGTATAGAGGAGCAGGTGCTGGAAAGCAAAGCCTGGACCAGAGACTCGGCCCTGTGGACGGCACTCAATAACGCTAATAATAAAGTCCCCACTGTAGAAGAG GTGAATTTTCCCAGTAATTTTGACACGGGCAACAATTCAGGCGGTCCCACTCACCTCCCGTTGGTGGCGCTATCTCCCATCGTCCACCCTCGCATCAGGGAGGTCCGCACAGGCCTGGGCTCCAGCGCACGCAAAG ATGTCCCTCAGTCTCCCATCTATCTCCACGACCGCTACAGCTCACCTGCAGCCGGCAGCGCTAAGAGACGCTTGTTTGGTGACGATCCTCCTCCACAGTCCCCAGTGAAAAGAATCTCAGTCACTCCCATCAAAATCATTCCCAGCAGCACAGAAAACAACCAGAACACCAGCACAACGACCGTCCTCTCCATGGCCACAGGAAACGGCCAGCAGCTCACAATTCCACTGCCAG TGGTAAAGAACCAGACGGGCGGCATCACAGTCATCCAACTTCAGGCCAATGATATGCACCCCCTCACCGCTCAGTTCTTACTGACCACCTCCCCCAGCCGAACCGCAGCTCCACCCGCCAGCTCCGACACACAGCCACCGGCCGTCAACAAACCCCGGCGCACTGGATCCCTCGCCCTCTTCTTCAGGAAG GTGTATCATTTAGCCAGCGTGCGTCTGCGAGACCTGTGTCTGAAGCTGGACATCTCATCGGAGCTGCGAGGGAAGATCTGGACGTGTTTTGAGCACTCGCTGCTGCACTGCACTGACCTGATGAAGGACCGGCACCTGGACCAGCTGCTGCTCTGTGCCGTCTACATTATATCAAAG ATCACAAAACAAGAGCACACTTTTCAGGACATTATGAAATGCTACCGAACCCAACCTCAAGCCAACAGTCAC GTGTACCGCAGTGTTTTACTGAAGAGGAGGCCCAGAGAACAGCAGACAGATGAGAACATGGAAGTGGATCCGCCGGCAGAACAGT ccAATGAGAGGACGGAACAGGCAAACACAACAGAGGCTGACAGCGAATCAGAGGAAAGAGGAGACCTCATCCAGTTCTACAACTCTGTTTATGTGCTAAAGATGAAATCGTTCGCTCTCAAATATGCACATTCCACACTTGATAATAAG ATGGAGGCTCCTCCGTTATCTCCGTTCCCGTCGGTTCGTTCCCAGCCCCTCTCTCCTCGCCGTATATCTCAGAGACACTCCATCTTTGTCTCTCCTCATAAAAACAGCTCAAGTCTCACACCCAGTAATGCTTACACGTACAAGTTCACTGGCAGCCCATCAAAG GAGCTGAGTGACATAAACCAGATGATCCGTCAGGGTGGGGTGAGCAAGAAGCGGGCGTTCACCATGGAAGGTGATGAGACTGAGTCTCCATCTAAATGCCTGCGGCAAGAGAACGACGACGTGCTTCTCAAACGCCTGCAGGATGTGGTCAGCGAGAGAGCGAGTCTCTAA